In uncultured Desulfobacter sp., one DNA window encodes the following:
- a CDS encoding potassium channel protein, with product MKITVFIAVLFFILGTSGYMAIEGWGLLDSAYMTAITLSTVGFLEVHDMSDGGRLFTIFLIFTGVGYFLYLGGVFISSVVDGEIKSMLGRQRLNSKIKKMNDHYIVCGYGRIGRVLCKFVAEDTRDIVVVEQSEELKEILEKDKIHYIIGDASNEDVLEKAGIKRAKALVAALATDTENVFLVLTARQLNPDIYIMARASNPMVRKKLYVAGATQVESPYDIGGVSMGLKLLRPTVSNFLSTALSRESDAIQIEEAFVPETSSYAGKPLKDSGIRQNYNLIIIAIKEKSGHMEFAPHFETIIHPRDTLIVMGKTEDLKAFRHALGNM from the coding sequence ATGAAGATAACCGTATTTATCGCGGTTCTGTTTTTTATACTCGGTACAAGCGGGTACATGGCCATTGAAGGCTGGGGGCTTTTGGATTCGGCATACATGACGGCCATAACCTTGAGCACGGTGGGCTTTCTTGAGGTCCACGACATGTCTGACGGTGGACGACTATTCACTATCTTTCTGATATTTACGGGCGTAGGATATTTTCTATATCTAGGCGGCGTTTTCATCAGTTCGGTGGTGGATGGTGAAATTAAAAGCATGTTGGGGAGGCAGCGTTTGAACAGCAAAATAAAAAAAATGAACGATCATTACATTGTTTGCGGGTACGGTCGCATCGGCAGAGTTCTGTGTAAATTCGTTGCAGAAGATACCCGAGACATTGTCGTGGTGGAACAGAGTGAAGAACTCAAAGAAATCCTGGAAAAGGATAAAATTCATTATATTATCGGGGATGCCAGCAATGAGGACGTTCTGGAAAAAGCTGGAATTAAACGGGCAAAGGCGCTGGTGGCAGCCCTTGCAACGGATACGGAAAATGTGTTCCTGGTGCTCACAGCCAGACAGCTTAATCCAGACATCTATATTATGGCCCGGGCATCGAACCCCATGGTGAGAAAAAAACTATATGTGGCCGGTGCCACCCAGGTGGAATCCCCCTATGATATCGGTGGGGTCTCCATGGGGTTGAAATTATTACGCCCCACGGTTTCCAATTTTCTGAGCACAGCACTGTCCCGGGAAAGCGATGCCATACAAATTGAAGAGGCCTTTGTGCCGGAGACATCAAGTTATGCAGGGAAACCGCTGAAAGATTCGGGTATTCGGCAAAATTACAACCTGATCATTATCGCCATTAAAGAAAAATCAGGTCACATGGAGTTTGCCCCCCATTTTGAAACGATTATCCATCCCCGTGACACATTGATTGTGATGGGAAAAACCGAAGACTTGAAGGCATTCAGACATGCCCTCGGTAATATGTAA
- a CDS encoding HD domain-containing protein produces the protein MMTREDLLKIEEQFNAYTKPFVDRAKDAYPFVLKQEHTARVCRAMEMLCVSLGLDAPKTARACAAAMVHDMGRFPQFAVFHTYSDALSKNHAALGCREIVRSKILSHLPVTDRQLILRAVALHNRPRLSGKYGRDLNLLARLLRDADKIDIFGVMKDHYLNPDLSHGFITHDLNDDGKIPETAARELLETRQNDLSYVNTLNSMKVFQAGMVYDLNFPAAAAAVLDLEVIPVLLSGIPPSDLITGLEQALLDHLKFLASSNHGKHGMTRK, from the coding sequence ATGATGACCCGAGAAGACTTGTTAAAAATAGAAGAACAGTTTAATGCGTATACCAAACCCTTTGTGGACAGGGCCAAAGATGCCTACCCATTTGTGCTCAAACAGGAACACACTGCCCGGGTCTGCAGGGCCATGGAAATGCTTTGCGTATCCCTTGGGCTTGACGCACCGAAAACTGCCCGGGCCTGTGCGGCTGCTATGGTTCATGATATGGGACGATTTCCTCAGTTTGCTGTTTTTCACACCTATTCCGATGCCCTTTCCAAAAATCATGCGGCCTTAGGTTGCCGGGAGATTGTACGAAGCAAGATTCTTTCCCATTTACCCGTTACGGACAGGCAGTTGATTTTGAGGGCAGTGGCCCTGCATAACCGCCCCCGGCTTTCCGGAAAATATGGGCGTGATTTGAATCTTCTGGCCCGGTTGCTCAGGGATGCGGACAAGATTGATATTTTTGGTGTAATGAAAGACCACTATTTGAATCCGGATTTAAGCCACGGCTTTATTACCCATGATCTGAACGATGATGGTAAAATACCCGAAACGGCAGCCCGTGAACTTCTTGAAACCCGGCAGAACGATTTAAGCTATGTCAATACGCTTAACAGCATGAAAGTTTTCCAGGCCGGCATGGTCTATGATTTAAATTTTCCTGCCGCCGCTGCAGCTGTCCTGGATCTGGAAGTCATACCTGTCTTGTTAAGCGGTATTCCTCCCTCCGATTTGATTACCGGACTGGAGCAAGCGCTTTTGGATCATCTGAAATTTCTTGCTTCATCGAACCACGGAAAACACGGAATGACACGGAAATAA
- a CDS encoding 5-formyltetrahydrofolate cyclo-ligase: protein MDEAKSAKNSVLSQVAERMNSLSPEQIDEKYDIIENKLFEFANFLESHQVFLYPPGSKEIPTEKIIRKAMEIEKSIILPVFTDVKNTFLLYKISNFDKDLVSNAHDMLEPNPERCKKIALDDVDIAIIPGLAFDDKGGRMGFGNNYYSKLITKLPETCRKVALAYEEQIVDQIQMESRKYTVDIIITDTRVIYKI from the coding sequence ATGGATGAAGCGAAAAGTGCTAAAAACAGTGTGTTAAGCCAAGTGGCTGAGCGTATGAACTCCTTGTCCCCGGAACAGATTGACGAGAAATACGATATTATTGAGAATAAATTGTTTGAATTTGCAAATTTTTTAGAATCCCATCAGGTGTTCCTGTACCCACCCGGGAGTAAAGAAATTCCTACTGAAAAAATCATCCGGAAAGCAATGGAAATCGAAAAAAGCATTATTCTTCCGGTGTTTACGGATGTTAAAAATACTTTTCTTTTGTATAAAATTAGTAACTTTGACAAGGATCTGGTTTCCAACGCCCATGACATGCTGGAGCCTAATCCTGAACGATGCAAGAAAATAGCCCTGGACGATGTCGATATTGCCATTATCCCTGGTCTGGCCTTTGATGACAAGGGTGGACGTATGGGGTTCGGGAACAACTACTATTCAAAGTTGATTACAAAGTTACCGGAAACATGCCGCAAGGTCGCTTTGGCTTATGAAGAGCAAATTGTTGACCAGATTCAGATGGAATCAAGAAAATATACGGTAGATATTATTATTACCGATACCCGGGTCATTTATAAGATTTAG
- a CDS encoding DUF368 domain-containing protein, with protein sequence MSSSATSATIKELLMGFCLGVANIIPGVSGGTFLLVFGIYERVFLILNQINKSFVFKCLELVFYCFRHPVPGIKNVYLFSKETDFLFLFKLAVGTVAAILALSSLMKYLLLHHFSVTYSLFFGLILVSIIIPIKMLRRFDVWAVICLLAGIGLTVWVSAMVNPYDKIKIKSDHLARAYQVQSPSATGQNTVSESGKMGSTVEGYSSRYYLYIALCGALAISATVLPGVSGSLVLILMGSYFDVISAISELKFFHLETFVFLGIFGLGVVFGGLLFARLVSFVLSRFYNATMGFLGGLMAGSLYALWPFKKTVIMAQQYVKQAGEIIRLENVAVQTNVNVLPTSHDPVIVAFVFFVLGGIIMMCFVGKEAAASTADR encoded by the coding sequence ATGTCTTCTTCTGCTACTTCGGCAACCATAAAAGAGTTGCTTATGGGGTTCTGCTTAGGCGTTGCCAATATTATCCCGGGGGTTTCCGGCGGGACCTTTCTGTTGGTGTTTGGAATATATGAACGGGTATTTTTAATTTTAAACCAGATCAATAAATCCTTTGTTTTCAAATGCCTTGAACTTGTTTTTTATTGTTTCAGACACCCGGTCCCGGGGATTAAGAATGTGTATTTGTTTTCCAAGGAAACCGACTTTTTGTTTCTGTTTAAACTTGCTGTCGGGACCGTCGCGGCCATTCTTGCCTTATCAAGTCTGATGAAATATCTTTTACTTCACCATTTCAGTGTGACCTATTCTCTTTTTTTCGGATTGATTTTGGTTTCAATCATTATACCGATAAAGATGCTCAGACGTTTTGATGTTTGGGCCGTGATTTGTCTTTTGGCCGGTATCGGTCTTACCGTGTGGGTATCAGCCATGGTAAATCCCTATGATAAGATCAAGATTAAGTCCGATCATCTTGCCAGGGCCTACCAGGTCCAGTCCCCTTCAGCTACAGGGCAAAATACCGTGTCAGAATCCGGAAAAATGGGTTCAACAGTCGAAGGATACTCTTCCCGATATTATCTGTATATTGCACTTTGCGGTGCCCTTGCCATTTCCGCAACCGTGTTGCCGGGGGTCAGCGGTTCCCTGGTACTTATTTTAATGGGAAGTTATTTTGACGTTATTTCAGCCATTTCCGAATTGAAATTTTTTCATTTGGAGACATTCGTTTTTCTGGGGATATTCGGTTTGGGGGTCGTTTTCGGCGGTCTTTTGTTTGCCCGGCTGGTTAGTTTTGTCCTTTCCCGGTTTTATAATGCCACCATGGGTTTTTTAGGCGGACTGATGGCAGGCTCGCTTTATGCGTTGTGGCCCTTCAAAAAGACCGTGATCATGGCCCAGCAGTATGTAAAACAGGCTGGGGAGATCATCAGGCTTGAGAATGTGGCGGTCCAAACCAATGTCAATGTTCTTCCAACCAGTCATGATCCGGTGATTGTCGCTTTTGTTTTTTTTGTACTTGGCGGTATTATCATGATGTGTTTTGTCGGAAAGGAGGCCGCCGCGTCAACGGCAGACCGGTAA
- a CDS encoding FAD-binding protein, with protein MIPIQKFKEIVGDAFVFQDESTIHRYSRATLPKGTTPAAVLKPLNSSEVTDIIKIAKEHHVGIYPVSRGCNWGYGSACAVGDGQVILDLSRMNRIIHVDKTLAYAVIEPGVTQIQLVSYLKENNIPLWLDCSGSGPEASILGNTMERGFGHTPYGDHFLHSCGMEVVLGDGRTLKTGYGHYDNAQSTYVFKYGIGPYMDGLFTQSNFGVVTRLGIWLMPVPECLNMFYCNVPRDEDLAAVVDALRPLKLSGQVRSLIHIGNDLRVFSSFNQYPWEKAGNRTPLADDLRNQFCKKGGFGAWNVSGAIYGSRAQVRMTRKELKKALKSLGQIRFIGDGTLRIINCLSKLFDWFSLLPDLQTKFKSLDKVYGLLKGEPTDAFLFGTLWRVKTPVDPGAIVDPLDFNAGMMWIAPIMPMTGETAERLIQLVNPVFDKYGFEPLITVSLITERAMASVITIAYDKDNPAECKRAQECYDAFFSLIMSQGYVPYRTNIHTMKKLADQSQTFWEITKEIKSVLDPEGIIAPGRYQPFDKV; from the coding sequence ATGATCCCCATACAAAAATTTAAAGAAATTGTTGGTGATGCGTTTGTCTTTCAAGATGAATCAACCATTCATCGGTATTCCCGGGCCACTCTTCCGAAAGGCACTACGCCCGCAGCTGTTTTAAAACCGTTAAACAGCAGTGAAGTTACGGATATTATAAAAATTGCCAAAGAACATCATGTCGGCATTTATCCGGTGAGTCGGGGGTGTAACTGGGGATACGGCTCGGCCTGTGCTGTGGGGGATGGCCAGGTTATCCTTGATTTGTCACGTATGAATCGGATTATCCATGTGGATAAGACGTTGGCATATGCCGTGATCGAGCCTGGAGTGACCCAGATTCAGCTCGTATCTTATTTAAAAGAAAATAATATTCCTCTGTGGTTGGACTGTAGCGGATCAGGGCCTGAGGCCAGTATTTTAGGCAATACCATGGAACGGGGGTTCGGACATACGCCTTACGGCGATCATTTTCTGCATTCCTGCGGTATGGAGGTGGTACTGGGGGACGGGCGGACTCTGAAAACAGGGTATGGGCATTATGATAATGCGCAATCCACCTATGTATTTAAATACGGTATCGGGCCTTATATGGATGGGTTGTTTACCCAGTCCAACTTCGGTGTTGTAACCCGGTTGGGAATCTGGTTAATGCCTGTGCCCGAATGTTTGAATATGTTTTATTGTAACGTGCCCCGGGACGAAGATCTGGCCGCAGTTGTGGATGCGTTGCGCCCCCTGAAGCTGAGTGGTCAGGTTAGAAGTCTGATTCATATCGGCAATGATTTGAGAGTGTTTTCTTCCTTTAATCAATATCCTTGGGAAAAGGCTGGGAATAGGACGCCGTTGGCTGATGATTTGCGGAATCAGTTCTGCAAAAAAGGCGGATTCGGCGCCTGGAATGTCAGCGGGGCCATCTATGGAAGTCGGGCGCAGGTTAGGATGACACGCAAAGAGTTGAAAAAGGCGTTAAAATCGCTGGGGCAGATTCGGTTTATCGGTGATGGAACCCTGAGAATTATAAATTGTCTGTCTAAGCTGTTTGACTGGTTTTCTCTGCTCCCGGACCTGCAAACCAAATTTAAATCTTTGGACAAAGTGTACGGACTGCTCAAAGGGGAGCCCACAGATGCATTTTTGTTTGGTACGCTGTGGCGTGTCAAAACGCCTGTTGATCCCGGAGCCATAGTCGATCCCCTTGATTTTAATGCCGGCATGATGTGGATCGCCCCGATCATGCCTATGACCGGAGAGACGGCAGAGCGTTTGATTCAATTGGTAAACCCGGTATTTGACAAATACGGTTTTGAACCCTTAATCACTGTGTCGCTGATCACGGAACGGGCTATGGCCAGTGTTATTACCATTGCCTATGATAAGGATAATCCTGCAGAATGCAAAAGGGCACAGGAATGTTATGATGCTTTTTTTAGCCTGATCATGTCCCAGGGATATGTGCCGTATAGAACGAATATCCATACCATGAAAAAATTGGCAGATCAATCTCAGACCTTCTGGGAGATAACAAAAGAGATCAAATCGGTCTTGGATCCTGAGGGGATCATCGCCCCTGGACGATATCAACCATTTGACAAGGTGTGA
- a CDS encoding protein-L-isoaspartate(D-aspartate) O-methyltransferase, whose protein sequence is MSDESTKFSHWRRDMVEKQIIARGITDPLVIQSMLKVPRHLFVSEALVDSAYGDFPLPIGEGQTISQPFIIAEMTQGMTLTGQERVLEIGTGSGYQAAVLSRIVYKVYTIERNNTLYLRTRKLFDHLKYHNIVTRYSDGTQGWKAESPFDAIIVTAGGNQVPEPLVNQLVEGGRLIIPVGGLHSQELLRIERTSTGIRTANLGGCRFVKLIGEHGWPS, encoded by the coding sequence ATGAGCGACGAATCTACAAAATTTTCGCACTGGCGCAGGGATATGGTGGAAAAACAGATCATTGCCAGAGGGATTACTGATCCTCTGGTGATTCAGTCCATGCTCAAGGTGCCTCGCCATCTTTTTGTCAGTGAGGCGCTTGTAGACAGCGCCTATGGGGATTTCCCGCTGCCCATCGGTGAGGGGCAGACCATTTCTCAGCCTTTTATCATCGCCGAAATGACCCAAGGCATGACCCTGACAGGTCAGGAGCGTGTCCTTGAGATCGGCACGGGTTCCGGTTACCAAGCTGCTGTGTTGTCCCGGATTGTTTACAAGGTGTATACCATTGAACGCAATAATACCCTTTATCTGCGGACCCGGAAACTGTTTGACCACCTGAAATACCATAATATCGTTACCCGCTATTCCGACGGCACCCAGGGCTGGAAAGCCGAAAGCCCCTTTGATGCTATTATTGTTACAGCCGGGGGGAATCAGGTTCCTGAACCTTTAGTGAACCAGCTCGTTGAGGGAGGGCGGCTGATCATCCCTGTCGGTGGCCTTCATTCCCAGGAGCTTTTACGTATTGAAAGAACCAGTACCGGAATCAGAACGGCAAATCTTGGGGGCTGCCGTTTTGTTAAGCTTATCGGCGAACACGGATGGCCCTCGTAA
- a CDS encoding tetratricopeptide repeat protein — protein MKTKLFILICICAVTASCTTTVQTQKQNKIAQAIKKEGDVFQVQGNYTAALNKLLEAEKMAPDDPYIQNSLGLAYMGKERDDMAIKAFDKALSIKPDYTEAMNNLGAAYLRDEKFDTAIKTFNKVLEDITYPTPHYPLANIGWAQLAQNNYAVAQKYFFKALREVPGFIPAIHGLAQLYMQTGQTDRAVAYLEKHIKRAPETTIFHKDLAQAYEACGKTRQAIKAWQVTKQLAPEHSSLYYKAEQRLLELQ, from the coding sequence ATGAAAACAAAATTATTTATCCTAATCTGTATCTGTGCCGTCACGGCATCCTGCACCACAACAGTACAAACCCAGAAACAAAACAAAATCGCCCAGGCCATTAAAAAAGAGGGTGATGTGTTCCAGGTTCAGGGAAATTATACAGCGGCATTGAACAAACTGCTTGAAGCAGAAAAAATGGCCCCGGATGATCCATATATTCAAAACAGCCTGGGCCTGGCTTACATGGGAAAAGAAAGAGATGATATGGCCATTAAGGCCTTTGACAAAGCATTGTCAATCAAGCCCGATTATACCGAGGCCATGAACAATCTTGGTGCAGCCTACCTTCGGGATGAAAAATTTGATACTGCCATTAAGACATTCAACAAGGTTCTTGAAGATATTACCTACCCCACCCCCCATTACCCCTTGGCCAATATTGGCTGGGCACAACTGGCACAGAATAACTACGCTGTTGCCCAAAAATATTTCTTCAAAGCATTAAGGGAAGTGCCGGGATTTATTCCAGCCATCCATGGCCTTGCCCAGCTATACATGCAAACAGGACAGACAGACAGGGCTGTGGCTTATCTGGAAAAACATATAAAAAGAGCCCCGGAGACAACCATATTCCATAAAGACCTTGCCCAGGCATATGAAGCATGTGGCAAGACCCGGCAGGCCATCAAAGCCTGGCAGGTGACCAAGCAGTTGGCCCCTGAACATTCAAGTCTTTACTACAAGGCAGAACAGCGTCTGCTTGAACTGCAATAA
- a CDS encoding Hsp33 family molecular chaperone HslO: protein MIKKDIFNHDVKAQFQASAKERMYRFVMAGDQIKGVVVHTTRMIKEMQANHNLGPLETLVLGQAYIAAALISSPLKGRDRIAMNIQCSGPIKGLDVEANAFGEIRGYLKANPIEVENPEKIKRLSTLYGAGFLSVTRYIDDTKRPYTGHIALVHGSIAEDLAEYFLTSEQIPSGFCLSVAFDENENITGAGGIFLQALPGAQPDNVVRAEKMIHEIDNLGHRFAQNQRPESIIETGFADLSPRFLDSSRVEFYCRCSQERMAGHLKNLPKEDRKDILANGPFPLELRCHHCNSVYRFSKEELTSVLN from the coding sequence ATGATAAAAAAAGATATATTTAACCATGACGTAAAAGCCCAGTTTCAAGCCTCGGCCAAAGAACGGATGTACCGGTTTGTCATGGCGGGTGACCAGATCAAAGGGGTGGTGGTGCATACCACCAGAATGATCAAGGAGATGCAGGCAAACCATAACCTGGGGCCTTTGGAGACCCTGGTTTTGGGGCAGGCATACATTGCAGCAGCGTTGATAAGTTCCCCCTTGAAAGGCCGGGACCGGATTGCAATGAATATCCAGTGTTCCGGCCCCATAAAAGGTCTTGATGTAGAGGCCAATGCATTCGGCGAAATCCGCGGATATTTAAAAGCAAATCCCATTGAGGTGGAAAATCCGGAAAAAATTAAACGGCTCTCCACACTTTACGGAGCGGGCTTTTTGTCTGTAACCAGGTACATAGATGACACAAAGCGACCCTATACCGGCCATATTGCCCTGGTCCACGGTTCCATTGCCGAAGATCTGGCGGAATACTTTCTGACCTCTGAACAGATTCCGTCCGGCTTTTGCCTGAGCGTGGCTTTTGATGAAAATGAAAACATTACCGGCGCAGGCGGTATATTTCTACAGGCTCTGCCCGGTGCCCAACCAGACAACGTTGTCCGGGCCGAAAAAATGATCCATGAAATCGACAACTTAGGCCACCGTTTTGCCCAGAATCAAAGACCGGAGTCCATCATTGAGACCGGTTTTGCTGATCTGTCACCGCGATTTTTGGACAGTTCCCGGGTGGAATTTTACTGCCGCTGCTCCCAGGAACGTATGGCAGGCCACCTTAAAAACCTGCCCAAAGAAGACCGTAAAGACATTCTGGCAAACGGTCCATTCCCATTGGAACTTCGATGCCATCATTGTAATTCCGTCTACCGTTTCAGTAAGGAGGAGTTAACCAGCGTTCTCAACTGA
- the thrC gene encoding threonine synthase produces the protein MNTNLDLFPEDIRPNIIPSPKGEMYYKCLGCGAEYGIEELLYVCPACNQVLLIHDRNKDRLKDVSGETWQKIFDYRKMLKIPALKGIYRYHEFIGPSIPLESIIYLGEGHTPMVEANAGLQEKTGVKFYYKNDGQNPSASFKDRGMASALSSIKFLIDQGLVSEVISVCASTGDTSASAALYASYLGSQVKSAVLLPHKKVTSAQLAQPLGSGARVFEIPGVFDDCMKVVEHLSSSYPVALLNSKNAWRILGQESYSYEIAQDFDWDMDKKVVMVPIGNAGNISAVMNGFLKFYNTGIIDKLPKIIGVQSEHADPVYKYYLEPDEGKREFKPVQTQPSVAQAAMIGNPVSMPRVIQIAREYDAASGHRNVFVVQVKEQQIMDWQLTANQNGHITCTQGGECLAGMVQAKALNLVNDNETVILDATAHAIKFSGFQDLYFKGELSDAYGISSDSRFINLPDFVSPDDPDLVPSQENPLGSSQFEKFVKDVSKKIATRLGL, from the coding sequence TTGAACACGAATCTTGATCTGTTTCCAGAAGATATCAGACCGAATATCATCCCCTCGCCCAAGGGGGAGATGTACTATAAATGCCTTGGCTGCGGTGCAGAATACGGCATTGAAGAGCTTTTATACGTGTGTCCTGCGTGTAACCAGGTTCTACTGATCCACGACCGAAATAAAGACCGGCTTAAAGACGTTTCAGGCGAAACCTGGCAGAAAATCTTTGATTACCGCAAAATGCTTAAAATCCCGGCCCTTAAAGGAATTTACCGGTATCACGAATTCATCGGCCCCAGCATCCCCCTTGAGTCCATCATCTATCTGGGTGAAGGGCACACACCAATGGTGGAAGCCAACGCCGGGCTCCAGGAAAAAACCGGGGTAAAGTTCTATTACAAAAACGATGGCCAAAACCCGTCAGCCTCTTTTAAAGACAGGGGCATGGCCTCGGCCCTGTCCAGCATTAAATTTCTCATTGACCAGGGATTGGTATCCGAGGTGATATCGGTCTGTGCCTCCACTGGCGATACCTCGGCATCGGCTGCCCTTTATGCCTCTTATCTAGGGTCCCAAGTAAAATCGGCCGTACTTTTGCCCCATAAAAAGGTCACATCCGCCCAGCTGGCCCAGCCCCTGGGAAGCGGTGCCAGGGTATTTGAAATCCCAGGGGTTTTTGATGACTGCATGAAAGTTGTGGAGCACCTTTCATCAAGTTATCCCGTTGCACTGCTCAACTCCAAAAACGCCTGGCGGATACTTGGCCAGGAGTCCTACTCATATGAAATTGCCCAGGACTTTGACTGGGATATGGACAAAAAAGTGGTCATGGTACCCATCGGCAATGCCGGCAATATTTCAGCGGTCATGAATGGGTTCTTAAAATTTTATAACACCGGTATTATCGATAAACTGCCAAAAATCATCGGGGTTCAGTCCGAACATGCAGATCCGGTATACAAATACTACCTTGAACCCGATGAGGGCAAACGTGAATTTAAACCGGTTCAAACCCAGCCAAGCGTCGCCCAGGCAGCCATGATCGGAAATCCCGTATCCATGCCGCGGGTGATTCAGATTGCCCGGGAATATGATGCGGCCAGCGGACACAGAAATGTTTTTGTGGTCCAGGTAAAAGAGCAACAAATAATGGACTGGCAGCTGACAGCCAACCAGAACGGGCATATTACCTGCACTCAGGGTGGCGAGTGTCTTGCGGGAATGGTCCAGGCAAAGGCATTAAACCTTGTGAATGACAACGAAACCGTAATTCTGGATGCCACGGCACATGCCATCAAATTCTCAGGATTCCAGGACCTGTATTTTAAAGGTGAATTGTCTGACGCCTACGGCATTTCATCTGACAGCCGTTTTATTAATTTACCGGATTTTGTCTCACCTGACGACCCGGACTTGGTCCCGTCCCAGGAAAATCCCCTTGGGTCCTCCCAATTTGAGAAATTCGTAAAGGATGTATCCAAAAAAATCGCCACCCGTTTAGGACTTTAA
- the serS gene encoding serine--tRNA ligase, whose product MLDLKLIKNDLDTVVQGMKKRRANIDFSPFLENEEKRKALLIDIEELRHLRNTVSDEIAKMKKSGQDAQPSIDKMKGVSEQIKEMDKTLNHLEAWIKAFLINIPNLPHEDVPMGKDDTENRHEKTWGSPQSFDFQIKDHADIAEDLGILNLKCAAKLAGSRFPLYIGAGARLERALINFMLDIHITEHGYTEVLPPFIVNKETMTGTGQLPKFEEDLFKLEGWDYYLIPTSEVPMTNIPAGEILEESKLPLKFTAFTPCFRSEAGSYGKDTKGLIRQHQFNKVEMVKITSPETSFDELESLLANAEDILQRLELPYQVVTLCTGDLGFSATKTYDIEVWMPGQDKYREISSCSNCIDFQARRANIRFRRENVKKPEFCHTLNGSGLAVGRTFAAILENYQMKDGTVKVPKALVPYMGGLEVIEHES is encoded by the coding sequence ATGCTTGATCTAAAATTGATTAAAAACGACCTGGATACTGTTGTCCAGGGCATGAAAAAACGCCGGGCAAACATTGACTTTTCCCCATTTCTCGAAAATGAGGAAAAAAGGAAAGCCCTCTTAATTGATATTGAAGAGTTACGCCATCTAAGAAATACTGTTTCCGATGAAATAGCCAAAATGAAGAAATCCGGCCAGGACGCCCAGCCAAGCATAGATAAAATGAAAGGCGTTTCTGAACAAATTAAGGAAATGGACAAAACACTCAATCACCTGGAGGCCTGGATCAAGGCTTTTCTTATTAATATTCCTAATCTACCCCATGAAGATGTCCCCATGGGAAAGGATGATACTGAAAATCGACATGAAAAGACATGGGGTTCTCCTCAATCCTTTGATTTTCAAATCAAGGATCATGCTGACATTGCCGAAGACTTGGGGATTCTCAATCTTAAGTGTGCAGCAAAACTTGCCGGTTCCAGATTTCCTTTGTACATAGGCGCAGGCGCTCGCCTGGAGCGGGCCTTAATTAATTTCATGCTGGACATTCACATCACAGAGCACGGGTATACGGAAGTGTTACCGCCGTTTATCGTAAATAAAGAGACCATGACCGGCACGGGCCAGTTACCTAAATTTGAAGAAGATCTGTTTAAACTTGAGGGCTGGGATTACTACCTGATTCCCACATCAGAAGTACCCATGACCAACATCCCGGCCGGAGAAATCCTGGAGGAATCCAAGTTACCCTTAAAATTCACGGCATTTACGCCCTGTTTCAGGTCCGAAGCAGGCTCCTACGGCAAAGATACCAAAGGACTGATCCGACAGCACCAGTTCAACAAAGTGGAAATGGTGAAAATCACCTCTCCTGAAACCTCATTCGATGAGCTTGAATCATTACTGGCCAATGCCGAAGATATTCTCCAGCGCCTGGAACTGCCCTACCAAGTGGTGACCCTGTGCACCGGGGATTTGGGATTTTCCGCCACCAAAACCTATGACATTGAAGTTTGGATGCCCGGCCAGGATAAATACAGAGAGATCTCCTCATGTTCAAACTGCATTGATTTCCAGGCCAGACGGGCAAATATCCGATTCCGACGGGAAAATGTCAAAAAACCTGAATTCTGCCATACCCTGAACGGGTCCGGACTGGCCGTGGGCAGAACATTTGCAGCAATTCTTGAAAACTATCAAATGAAAGACGGAACCGTCAAAGTGCCCAAGGCGCTGGTACCGTACATGGGAGGCTTAGAAGTAATTGAACACGAATCTTGA